The Methanospirillum lacunae region GGATCTGATCCTTGATATTCATGAATAATATTCAGGTCATAAAACCTTAAATAATCGAATATTTTTGAAAAATATCCCTAATTATCATTTTAATAACACACACCTATCAAATCATATCTGATGGGTAATACTTATGGTGTCTTGCTTGGAGATCGTGAAATATAATGTGCCTGGCGATGATGTTTTTTAGAGTCCATTATTGGGATAAAATCAAAAATCTAATCAATTATCGGTTTTATAATCTAAAAATGTCCATTTTTTGTGGGTAAAACATAATTTTCATATCTTAGCAATGTAAAAAGTTACCATCCTATTCTGATCAGTTACATCTTCTGAAAGGACGTTTTCATTGGTGCGAACTTCTGAAAATCCGGCATTTGTAAGGATAGATCTCATTTCTTCTGTCCGATAGTAATGATTCCAAAACCTGTATGTCTCAACGCTCTCCATTTCTGAACAGATAATATGCTGCTGCAGGATCACGCTCTGGTCAGGATAATGAAATGATTGTGAAAGTGCGAGATATGGATGTGGTTTCCAAAATCCAGACTCTGTTATTTCCCAGTCTTTTTTATCTGGATTCAAGATTCCTGGAGCATGTTCATTCAGGATATCAAAAATAAACAGACCTCCCGGGTTTAACATGGTTTGAATGCGGTGTAACAGGAGATCCCGGTCTCTTGGAATGAGAACTGAGAAATCACAGTAAATCATGATTACCAGATCATACCTGTTCTCAAGGTTCAGATCCAGATAATCCTGATGTATATATGTGATGTCGAGGTCATTCTTTTGAGCCTGCGATTTTGCATATTCGATCGAGTTATGGGAACAATCAACACCGGTCACATGATGACCGTGTTTTGCTAAGAGTTCATCATAGAGCCCGGGTCCACATCCAAGATCAAGAATTGTTGAGTGGCTCTTTAGATGGGACTCTATCCATTCAACTGTTCTTGAGATTGTTGGAAATTTTCTGCTAGCTGCATCTGTATTCTGATCCAGGTGAATCCGGAGGAGTTGACCTGAGATATATGTGTCATCCCACATCCGGTGTGTTCCTGGTTGATAGAGGATCGGAGCACTGGTTAGTTCAATGAGTTTTGAGAAATCCGTGTTCATCATCTTCAGTTTTATTGCGGAGGTTTCTCCTGCCGTTTTTTTAATATCGATCATCTTCCGGGCCTATAATCTTTGATGGGTTGAGGTCTGGAACTGAAAGTGTAAACAATATTATTCCGAATATCCCTGCAGTGTAGACTATTGCAGATTCACAATACCCGAAAAATCCGATAAGTGTACCCATACAGGCAGTTCCGATCCCGGCGCCTCCAAAGAGGCCGAGTCCGACCAGTGCAGATGGAAGCCCTTTTGATCTCGGACTGATCTCAAAGACCAGCGTTGCAATAGTTGACTGTATGCATATGTACCCAAGTCCGAGTCCTACAGACACGAGCAGTCCAGTCTGCCATCCGGGAAGCAATGCAAACAGGAGGAGAGATCCGGATGCTAAAAGTCCACCGTATACGATCATCCAACGTGATCCAATTTTTCTACTCATTTTTCCAGCCTGTGTGCCTCCGATGAGAGCTGAAAAACCAAAGAACATTACAATCTCCCCAATCTGCGTATATCCAAGGCTCACTATCTGGTGTAGAAAGGATCCAAGATAACTATACATCCCAATCAGAAAAAATCCGGATGCACCGGCGAGAGGAAATAATATCCATGATAATGGGTTATGATAAATAATCTTCAGTTCTTCATGCACTGTCATGACAGATGCTGTCTGCCTGGTCTGTGGGATCTTGTGTATGAATATGAGTGTACAGACAGCTATGCCAGAGAAGAGCATGAACGGCACCCGCCATGAGAAAAATTCTGTGAGAAGGCCCCCGATGCCCACACTAAGACCCTGGCCAAGAAACACAATTCCCATGAATATTCCTACAAAGTGCTGTCTCTCTTTCAAAGGGATTGCATCTCCAAGACAGGCAAGTGATATGGCGATAATGCCAGCTGCGAAAAAGCCTGTAAAAGCCCTCCAAAATATCAGGGTCTGAAGAGAGCCAGTCAGGGCACAGGCACCGGAACCAACTGTAAACCCGATAAGAATCCAGAATAATACTCTGGCTTTTCCAGCATGATCACTGATCAAACCAAACACAGGCTGCATACATCCATATGGGAGAAGGTATGCTGTCAGGACCAGTCCGGCAGAAAGAATGGAGACTCCAAGATCTGAAGCGATTGCCGGGAGTGCCGGGGACACAAACCAGTTATCAGCAGCGGAAATGAATCCGGCAATTCCGAGTATAAGCACCAGGGAATGAGGTGATTGGGTATACAGGCTGACCCGTTCCTTTACCATTCCCGGTTTTCGAGTCATGATAAAGAGATCTGTCCTTCTTCCCTTTCAAAGAACTCATGAACTGGTGGATCATCAGAAATTCTGATGGATTTCTGGTTGTAGTGTCTCTGTGGATCGCTAGAAGATATTAGTCTCATATATTCTGACATCACCAGAAAGTACACATGAACTGCATTGGAGATGAGGTGGAAGGGTATGAAAGTGCAGACCTCTATCTCGATCTTGCGGTTATTCTCTATGAAGCCGGTGCCACTGTTCAACGAGTCGGTGATTCTGTCAGGTGGCTCGCAGGAAAACTTGGTGATGAGAAGGTACACATATCAGTCGGTTATGAAGTTATTGAACTGAGTGTTTATCATGGTGATCATACTGAAAACCGGCTCTATGTATTGCGTGATCCTATCAGGGTAAATGTATCTGTTTTGCATCAGATCAGTGGCATTCTCCATCAAATTCCTTCATATCATGGGGATATTTCTGCAATAAGGGAGGACCTGAATACTATAAGAGCAAGGTCACCTGTATACCCGGTCCCGGTAATTATCTTTGGGACTGGGATTGCCTGTGCTGCTTTTGGGTGGATCAATCATGCAGATCTCCCTGCCCTCTGGGTAATTTTCCTTTCTGCAATCTTTGCTCTTTCAATCAGGTTACGGTTTGGAAAAGACCTGAATAATCTCTATCTCACAACTCTTGTGACTGCTCTTTCAGGAGGATTGTGTGCGGTGGCACTAACTCCTGTTTCCCAGACACAGACCCCGCAGGTTGCTCTGATCTCAAGTGTTCTCTTTCTGATTCCGGGAGCAATGCTGATCAACGGAGGTCTGGATATTATCAGGGAACACACCAGTTGTGGAATTGCCAGGCTCACTTCTGTATTTACCCAGATTTGTATTATTTCCGGAGCCTTACTCATCCCTCTTGGCATGATGACCCCTGCCATCCAGCTTCATTCTTCTGGAGATGTCATTACACTCATCCCGACCATGACTATAGCGGCCGGAATAGCAGCATGTGGATTTGGAATTCTATTTAATACCCCGGTTTCTGTTCTGGCAGGATGTTTTGTCTGCAGTGCAGCAGCCAGGCTGATCAGAGAGACAGGGATCTCTGCCGGGTTTGATCCCTTCTTTTCTCTCTTCATTGGTATGAGTATCGCAACGGTCATTGCGGCCGGTATTGGCAGATATGCCCGGGTTCCTGAAGTGCTCCTCTCGGTAATCGCAGGAATTCCTATGGTTCCTGGTCTTGCAATGATCCAGGGGTTGCAGGGATTGTTTACCCTTGCTCATACAGGTACAACCCAGCCAGATCAGATTCTTATCTACGCTCTGCAACAGATGCTCTTCGCAGGTGTGGCTATACTTGCCCTTGTCGGGGGTATAATCTTCCCGATAATAATTATCGCGAGGAAAAAAATGCGGATATGATATCTCTTATACAATACCTGGATCCTGCAACAACGGTATTATCAAATATCTCCCGGTAGTTGAAACTCTCACCCGTAGGAGACTCTGACCTTCTTTATTGGTGGTTGATCCACCTGATATGGTAACCAATGAATTCAGATCTGATGACTATCGGCAGATTTTCCCTCATCACCCGAATTCCTGTAAAAACCCTGAGGTATTATGATGAAAAAAAACTCCTTGTCCCTGAAAAAAAAGATTTTTTCACCGGATACCGGTATTACCTGCCTTCCCAGGTTGATCGGGGAGGATGTATTCGTGTTCTGAGTTCACTTGGGTTTACAGTCCGGGATATCAAATTGATTCTCAACGCTTACGATGCTGGTGACACCGGCAAGATCAGAGAGATCTTTGGCACCCGGGTCGTTGCAGTACGATCTGAAATCAAGGCTTTACAAAAAATCGAGGCGATACTCGGAGAATCTGATGCGTCTTTGGACAGGATATCTATGCTGGAAAAATTACCTGATTTAAAACACATTGAGCAGTTTACTGTTCTCTCTACCCGGCAGAGTGGCACTTATGACGAAGCTATCCCACAAATGGTGACCATCCTTCAAGATACGCTTAGTCTTTCAGAAAATCAGAGAGACGGGATCATCAGTGGTCCATTTATGACAATGTATTATGATCTTGAATATAAAGAGGAAGATGCAGACATTGAATGTGCATTCCCGGTTGCTGAAAAGGTAGAAATTAAAGATCCCAGGGTATTGATAAAAACAATCCCTGCAGGGAATTATCTCTCGATCACTCATACCGGTCCGTTCTCCGGAGTTGCTCTTGCCTGGACTCGGTTGCTTTCATACGCAACAGAAAAGCAGTATGCAATTGCAGGACCGATTATCGAGATCAATCATAATGATCCTACTCAGGTTCCTGAAGATAAGATCAAGGTAGAGTTACAGGTTAAGGTAAACTAACCTTACCAGTACCAATTTTCTGGCTATACTACATGGGCTATTCTTTACTTGTTCAATAAATGAAAGAGGGTTTCTTATGTCATTTTCATAAATTCCCTACAGAGATATGGTTCAATAAAATCTTTGAATTCATCTGGAGTAAGAGTATCCCGGCATCCGGGAGCAACAGACTCTACCGATGCCATATGCTGTTCTATACGATCACAGGGAAATTCATTACACTCTCCGCAGTGGGCGATCTTTCGATCCTGAACACAGTTTCTCATCCCACAATCTCCCCCAATCCGAAAAGGATTTTCACTATCCGGTTTCAGGCAACCGTCACACCTGATTGCTTCTGCGGGAATCTCAAGTCCATATATTTTATGCCAGGTTTCAGAAACTCGGTTTCGATCTTCCTCACTTTTGATGTTTCCAATATATGCCGGGCACTGAGAGCAATGAAACCCACAGCAAGCACGAATGTCTTCTGATCTTGTTACCTTGTTGTCATCATACATCTGTTCTTCCATACACATTTTACGTGAAAGATCAAGATATAGCAAAAGGTAATTTCACTATAGTTGGGTTTTACATGAGGAAGGATGAGATAGAAGAGCGGATTATTGGAATTGAAAAAAACCTCAGGGATCTTGGAACTACCCAGCGTGAACAGGGAGAGATGATCCTTTCAGAATTACGGTCATTTCAACGTCTCTTTGTCGAAGAGCAGATAGAAACGATGCGGCGACAGGTAGTTACCAGCCATCAGAATATGATTCTGCAGTTTGCCATTTCCACCATCAAACGTGAATTCGACTCAGTCTGTCCAAATCCCTGCTCTCTGTATGACCGGGGGTCATGTATTGACTTTTTTATCAGCAGACTTCGCGAATCAGCAGAAAGAATGGATCCTGATGAGGCAGATGAGTTCCTGTCCAACCAGGTAAAGCAGGATCAAGATCTAGTGGTGAAGTATCCTGAACTTGGTAAGGAACCATGCCTTACGTGTTACAAGATATATACTGCTGAACGTGATCACCTGATGCAGGCGATCGGGGAATTGTCTTCTGTTCGATCAACACTCCGGAATCGTAATCAGGTGGCTCTTATCAGGGATCTCCCCGAGGATGAAGTGCTAGCGAAGATCATAGAACCACTCTCCCATCCTGCACGGTTCAGTATGATCAAAGCACTTTCCATGAGCACCATGAGCTATACAGATCTCAGTTCGCTTACCGGGTATAAAGGGGGCCATCTCCTTTTTCATGTCACCCGTCTGATCGAAGCAGGGCTGGCAGCAAAAGATGAATCATCAGGGCAATATCTGATAACAGAAAAAGGGATGGGACTGATGAATCTCATCAGAAAGATTTACTCCGGGATGTAAGGTTTACATACACAAAACCTGCAGAGTGAAGGTTCGTCATGTAAATACCGGTTTTTTCCGGTACAATAATACTCATCATCCCGTTTTTCTATCCTGAAATCATCTGTCACCAGATCTGGGGGATGGAGCGGTCGTTTAGCATAAAACGTCAGGTATAGTGATATCGCTGTGATATACCCGGCTAAATCCTTCTCGCCAGGAGCATACTGCATGAGATAGGAGTGCAAGGCTTCCCGCATGGCGTTCTCTCTTCCTTTTTCAACACTGACGTCTGAATCAGTCTCCTGGTTTAGGATCTCAAGCATAGTTTGGTAATTGTATCTGGAAAGCTGGGAGATTACCGATGGAGGTTTCCCTGAATTGGTATCCACCGCTTCCTTGCATGTCGCGA contains the following coding sequences:
- a CDS encoding class I SAM-dependent methyltransferase; this encodes MIDIKKTAGETSAIKLKMMNTDFSKLIELTSAPILYQPGTHRMWDDTYISGQLLRIHLDQNTDAASRKFPTISRTVEWIESHLKSHSTILDLGCGPGLYDELLAKHGHHVTGVDCSHNSIEYAKSQAQKNDLDITYIHQDYLDLNLENRYDLVIMIYCDFSVLIPRDRDLLLHRIQTMLNPGGLFIFDILNEHAPGILNPDKKDWEITESGFWKPHPYLALSQSFHYPDQSVILQQHIICSEMESVETYRFWNHYYRTEEMRSILTNAGFSEVRTNENVLSEDVTDQNRMVTFYIAKI
- a CDS encoding MFS transporter, which codes for MTRKPGMVKERVSLYTQSPHSLVLILGIAGFISAADNWFVSPALPAIASDLGVSILSAGLVLTAYLLPYGCMQPVFGLISDHAGKARVLFWILIGFTVGSGACALTGSLQTLIFWRAFTGFFAAGIIAISLACLGDAIPLKERQHFVGIFMGIVFLGQGLSVGIGGLLTEFFSWRVPFMLFSGIAVCTLIFIHKIPQTRQTASVMTVHEELKIIYHNPLSWILFPLAGASGFFLIGMYSYLGSFLHQIVSLGYTQIGEIVMFFGFSALIGGTQAGKMSRKIGSRWMIVYGGLLASGSLLLFALLPGWQTGLLVSVGLGLGYICIQSTIATLVFEISPRSKGLPSALVGLGLFGGAGIGTACMGTLIGFFGYCESAIVYTAGIFGIILFTLSVPDLNPSKIIGPEDDRY
- a CDS encoding threonine/serine exporter family protein, producing MNCIGDEVEGYESADLYLDLAVILYEAGATVQRVGDSVRWLAGKLGDEKVHISVGYEVIELSVYHGDHTENRLYVLRDPIRVNVSVLHQISGILHQIPSYHGDISAIREDLNTIRARSPVYPVPVIIFGTGIACAAFGWINHADLPALWVIFLSAIFALSIRLRFGKDLNNLYLTTLVTALSGGLCAVALTPVSQTQTPQVALISSVLFLIPGAMLINGGLDIIREHTSCGIARLTSVFTQICIISGALLIPLGMMTPAIQLHSSGDVITLIPTMTIAAGIAACGFGILFNTPVSVLAGCFVCSAAARLIRETGISAGFDPFFSLFIGMSIATVIAAGIGRYARVPEVLLSVIAGIPMVPGLAMIQGLQGLFTLAHTGTTQPDQILIYALQQMLFAGVAILALVGGIIFPIIIIARKKMRI
- a CDS encoding MerR family transcriptional regulator, with translation MTIGRFSLITRIPVKTLRYYDEKKLLVPEKKDFFTGYRYYLPSQVDRGGCIRVLSSLGFTVRDIKLILNAYDAGDTGKIREIFGTRVVAVRSEIKALQKIEAILGESDASLDRISMLEKLPDLKHIEQFTVLSTRQSGTYDEAIPQMVTILQDTLSLSENQRDGIISGPFMTMYYDLEYKEEDADIECAFPVAEKVEIKDPRVLIKTIPAGNYLSITHTGPFSGVALAWTRLLSYATEKQYAIAGPIIEINHNDPTQVPEDKIKVELQVKVN
- a CDS encoding DUF3795 domain-containing protein, with the translated sequence MEEQMYDDNKVTRSEDIRACCGFHCSQCPAYIGNIKSEEDRNRVSETWHKIYGLEIPAEAIRCDGCLKPDSENPFRIGGDCGMRNCVQDRKIAHCGECNEFPCDRIEQHMASVESVAPGCRDTLTPDEFKDFIEPYLCREFMKMT
- a CDS encoding helix-turn-helix transcriptional regulator produces the protein MRKDEIEERIIGIEKNLRDLGTTQREQGEMILSELRSFQRLFVEEQIETMRRQVVTSHQNMILQFAISTIKREFDSVCPNPCSLYDRGSCIDFFISRLRESAERMDPDEADEFLSNQVKQDQDLVVKYPELGKEPCLTCYKIYTAERDHLMQAIGELSSVRSTLRNRNQVALIRDLPEDEVLAKIIEPLSHPARFSMIKALSMSTMSYTDLSSLTGYKGGHLLFHVTRLIEAGLAAKDESSGQYLITEKGMGLMNLIRKIYSGM
- a CDS encoding DUF2115 family protein, which gives rise to MTDRSLLSRIRQEIENLTPYIATCKEAVDTNSGKPPSVISQLSRYNYQTMLEILNQETDSDVSVEKGRENAMREALHSYLMQYAPGEKDLAGYITAISLYLTFYAKRPLHPPDLVTDDFRIEKRDDEYYCTGKNRYLHDEPSLCRFCVCKPYIPE